The DNA window aaatccggtaaatatatatatatatatatagtatgtGTTCCCATTGTGTTTTGATTGGTTGAGGTTTGAAtgggaaaaaatggaaaataaaagtatattttatatattaaaaaggtgttttatttcaaataaatttgtagCAGGTGAAGTGGTGGttaagaattttgtttttgtgaattattttaattcataaaaatggaattattatagaaaaagaaaaaagaaaaaaaagaaaaaaagaagaaggggtATTTAGGGGATTGGAAAGGAATGGGTCTGTTTGGCTTTGGCTTTCACTTCTTTTCACAACCAACAGCCAAACActccctttttctctctcctctttatttattttctatatatattttttttaatttgaaaccCATTTTTGTAAAAAGATGTTAATTGGAGAGTATCAATTTTACAGTCTTTTGTGGGGCCCACTTATCCCCCCCCCCCNAAAAAGCTTAAACTTCATGGGTCTGTCTgccttttgcttttggttttgttgGAGAAGCTTAAACAATTTGAAACattggaaaaagaattttgatttatttcttcaaatattcccaaaagaaaattaatgatatttgTTGAGTTCAgctttttagaattttgtaaATTAGCTTTTAAATATCACCATTTTCAACCTATTCTCTGTGGTCAAACATtccaaaaagataattaattatacgtttcaatctttttttaattttgtaaatttcttttaattatctaattttatttatacagTGTCTCCCCCGTTACCATGGGAAGCCTATCTGTGCGGGAAGGGAAGCAAACAAAAACCCGCGCTACCAAACACAAGAAATTGGTGCTTTTCTCATTCATAGCTTCATAACGCCAACgcacttcttcttcttcttcttcttcttcttcttcttcttcctcttcttcttcttcttcttcccatcatggggtttctttcttttctttagctCTTCCTTCTCGTTTCTCCTTACCCATCACCATCATACTTCACGCGCTCTTCTGGgttttctccattttcttcattcttctttcatcGGCGAGCACTTTCGGAGTTTCTGCAATGTCGGGTTCGGCCAAATTGCGGCTGGTTCGATGCCCCAAGTGTGAGAATCTTCTCCCGGAGCTCGCTGATTACTCTGTTTATCAGTGCGGTGGATGCGGTACCGTTCTACGAGGTATTTCCTTGTTTTTTATTGTGTTCTTCCACCTGAATTCATGTTATGGCTCATTGCAATTATTTGGGAAAATTTAACTGCTGGAATCAAATTTGGGGATGTTGGTTCATGGAATTTTAAGTGGAATgccctttttgttctttgtttttcacAGCCAAGGTTAGAAATCAGGAAGAAGATTCTTTATCTTTTAAGTCTGATGAAGAACGGGTTGGTGGGTCGTCTACTAAATCCTCTAATACTCTCCAAAAAGGGTCGGTTGATTTAAGTGATGTCTCTGATGTGGATTTCAAGTTGAGTCCTGATTCCTTGCCTTGTGATCTAAATGGCTTAGAGAAGGGAAAAGTGGAGGATGCTGAGAAATGTGAAGAACACTTCAATGGCAAGACTGATAAATGGGGTGTTCAGAGAGATCTTAGCTCGAATATGGATAATGATGGTTTGAGTTATTCGATGGGGACGAAACAAGTGGATATGAATGTTCGAATCAACTCAAGCATGCTTGGATCGGGAAGAGAATTGGATTGGCAAAGGGGAGAAACAGGTGGaatggaggaggaggtggtTGAGAAGAACTCGAGAGATAATATGAAAAACGTGAGATTCTCGACTTCTAACCATAATGACGATCAAACGAATTATCGGTTCGATCTTGTTTCTGGCGTTGAGGAGCTTATAAGAATTAGAGGCAATGCCAGTGGAGCTGATAAAGTTAAGCACCTTGAACAGGACCGGCTTGAACTTTTGAGGAAGCTGGATGAGTTGAAGGATCAACTTGGTCAGTCTTGCAATATAGTTCATAATCCGAACCAAACTGGTCCAGTCAGTTGTGGGGTGAAGCCTGCTAAACCTTTTTATCACTCAGGGGCTTGGCCTATGGATGGTTCTTTAGGGTCTGACCAATGTGTTGCAGGTCCTTCGTTTTCCAATTGTAGTCCAATGCCTGCTCATGGCTATTGTTCATCGATGCATAATCCAAATAATGCATCTCGTTTAGGGGACCATTTTGGATCACAAATGTTTAGAGGGAACTCCTACCAGTTTTCGTGTGCGCATCAACAAACCCCTCACCAATGTCATTCTGGCCATTATGTCGATACCGGTTTGGATCTATTCAGTCACTACCCTCCTAATCCTCCATTTCATCAGCCTTCTTGCTCCTGCTTCCAGTGCCAAAATAGATATCCACAGGTTCCAGCTCCAGTACCTGGTGCTTACTATAATAGAAGGTTCCCTGATCGTCCAAACAATCCTTCACTATATTCTCATGAAAACGCTACTGCTTATGGTGCACGTGGTAACAATATTAGGACTGCTAATCCTCCCCTGAACTTCCGTGATCGACAAGCCCGCTCGACATGGCCAACTGACTTCAGTTCTGAGATTGGTGGTATCGTTGGCAGTTGTCCTCGGAGGACAGTCTTAGCGAGCGGTGATCGTAATTGCTATCCAATAGCTGGTGGTGCTCCATTTCTAACATGTAATAATTGCTTTGAAATGCTGCAACTTCCTAAGAAGCTAATGTTGGTAAAGAATCAGCAAAGTGTTCGTTGTGGGGCTTGTTCTACAGTAATCAAATTTACTGTTATCAACAAGAAACTTGTTTTCTCCAATCATTCACGGGCAAATCCGTTGCCCTCAGAGGTTGATGATAGTGATGGGCAGGCAGTCAGggattataattcaaaattgaacGGCTACTCGAACCGTACTAATTTCTCCTCCGATGATTATGATAACACTGTTTACGATTTCGAGTCACTAGATAATGAGCCCGTGCTACTACAGCCGGTCGGGACAGGTTTAAGCTCAACTAAACAACAAGAGATGCAAAGTTTTCATCCTTCATCTTCAAGTACCTCAGATGATGAAGACAGTCCAGATGTTTTAACCGTTCCAAGGGAAGCTACAAACAATTTACACAATATCAAAACGACACGCTCGCATCCCCTTCCTGGTTCACCTCTTCCGTCATATTTCGATTACTCGGCTAATAATCAGGTGACAAACAGGTTTGCGAAGGGAAATAGAAGTAGCCGTTCAGATCAGGAGAATGTGAAACCCAATAAGGTCACCTCACGGCAGAATTCTTTGAAAGAAGCATCACTAGCAACTGAGATGGATGTGTCAATGAATGAGTACTCTAACACTGTGGCGTTTCATGAGTCACAGGATGCAAATAAAGAAGATAACCAGCCAAGAGTCAATAAAGGAGGGGAATCCTTTCTTGCAAACATTATCAAGAAGAGCTTTAGAACTAATCAAGCAGATGAACGGAGCAGAAGTAATGTTTCAGTTAATGGACACTTAATTCCATATCGAGTGGTCAAGAAAGCTGAAAAGCTTGCTGGACAAGTCCATCCAGGAAACTACTGGTAAGCATACTCAAACGTTTTCTATGTTAATTTGGTTTTTGGGTAAGCTCCGTCCAATCATTTGACATAACTTAAACTGCTATATGCTGCTGACATAGTGGTCAAGGGACacgttaaaagaaaaagtaaaaagagtTGTGGTGGGGTTGCAATGGTAGTCACCTAGCTAGGATAGATTAAAACGCCATGAATGTCTTAACTTTAAGATATGATttgtgtaacggcccaagcccactgctaggagacattgtcttctttgagtttttcctttcgggtttcctctcaaggtttttaaaatgcgtctgctagagaaaaggtttccacacccttataaagaatgtttcgttctcctcaccAACTTACTTATGATCTCACAATTTGTCTCCATTTCTTTTATGGTTTTCTGATACAAGACATGCGTATATGTGGTTCTTCTTTTTATGTAATCTGTCATGATGTATGGCTAGCCGTTTATGTGCAAGTTTTTTAGCAAAAGTAGAAGGCATGCATTGAAGAGAAGTGGATGCTTTTTACTGTACACTTTTGGTGTTGTTTACCAATTCCAAGTTGTACTACGGCCCACTTCACAAATTCCTTCTGTCGCTTGTCCCCTTTGTGCTGATATCACTTAATTAATTGCAATCAGGTATGATGCTCGAGCCGGATTCTGGGGAGTCATGGGCGGACCTTGTCTTGGCATAATTCCGGTAAGATTgaagcctaagcccaccgttaacagatattgtcttttatAGGTTTTGCCTTCTGGGCTTCGACGGTTACATTTAAGTCGATGCATTGTCCTGTGTTTTGATTCTATGTCTCGTTCTCATATCGTTTGTTATCTTACTTTGCAGCCTTTCATAGAAGAATTCGACTACCCCATGCCAGAAAAGTGTGCTGGGGGGAATACTGGTGTTTTTGTGAATGGCAGAGAGCTTCACCTAAAGGACCTGGATTTGCTTGCTGGTAGAGGGCTTCCCACTTCAAGACACAGATCATACATTATTGAAATCTCCGGGCGAGTCCTTGACGAGGACACCGGAGAAGAGCTGGAAGGCCTCGGAAAACTCGCTCCGACGTAAGTGCCAGTGCCAAACCGATACACCTTTGTTTGTTTATGCTAATAATATACTCATGCGGCTTTCTAATCTGTTTATGCTGCTAATTAATATACACACCTTTTTTTGAATCAGAGTTGAGAAGGTAAAGCATGGATTTGGCATGAAAGTCCCAGGAACAGCTTGTTAATCAACAGAACATCATTATATGGGGCAGCTAGTTTGTTTGTTGTCTAAATTACCAGCGTTTGTGTTATCTGTTCTGTTACCTTAGTTAGTGTCTGTGTTCCATGTCCTGAATGTGTCTGTAAATGGTTgattccttccttccttccttcgaGCTGTATTCATCTGTTGATAAGTTATCCACCATTCtttcttcaaacaaaaaaaatgtcatctCACTCTTCTTAGCCGCAAATTTAGCTATTGTGCGACATTTTTTTGCAGTATTGAGTGAGCCAAGCCAACTTAGATTCGCATGTATTTAGACAATCATAATCGTGACACTTAAATAGTGGTAAACATTAAGTCATAGGAAGAGATGAAGGGTAGTTTTGTGTTTGAATGTTTGTAGCATGGCATCCCTTGGAGGAGAGGAGTCCGGTCACAGTCACCGTGAGCGTGACAGGCGGTGATGTTGGAATTTCTTTCTGAAAACATGTAACTTTGATGACAGTAcataaccaaaaaaagaaaagaaaaaaagaaaaaaagaaaaggaataaagaaaaagaaaaagggttctGTTGAGTCTAGAAGAATGTATTTTTAACTAAAGATGCTTTTTTGAAATCAGTCCAAACcttttttaaactatatataaagCTAAAAAGCCTTCacgtaaaaaaatttattttacccTGGTAACagcttttactttttactttttacatttttttaatttcatccaacTGCGAGGTAAAATCTTATAGTATAAAATTAAGTCTATTAACAATGTCTTCTCATGGGTTTGTACTTATAAAAGTCAATTCAAGAATATAAATGGCAAGTTCTCTTTAACAAACGTGTTTTGAATAGGAGCGGAAAAGCTAAGGTTACATTCTCCCCGtgtattaatatatattagaaaataaaaattatccataaaaaaatctttcgtttttgtagtttaattgtcattttagaaataaagTAGTGGGGcaactaaatttgaaataaatatatggttaattcatttattacgtgttttatttttaatatttttaaatttgtagaaaGGTGaggcaaaaataaatgatggtCTGCCGCCCTCGTTGACAGGCCGAGGCCTTGCAAAGATCTGTGAACCAACAAAGACAACAAGCCCACCTAAACCATCCATGGTTCGAAGCCCTCCGCGTCATGGACCCGACCCTCCACACAACACGCTCACCAAATGATGATTTACACGTGGGACCAAGTCAAATAGTTATGTATAATGTGCATCTTTTTGTAGATCAATTATGAACCTTTCGAGATTAAGAAATGATTGAAAAAACTTTACCATCTTCATTCATGTTCATCATCATGTCATAATATTTGCATCATTTATACTCAATTAATGCCTTTTCCTTCACATCCACCCATGTTTCCccacattattattaaatttgtttacaACTACTAAGTTCaaacctaatttaatttataaccatTTGTTGTTAACAAGAatacatttctttaattttgtaatggCCCATGTTTTCAAAGAGGCGTTGTTTATTGAGTTTATACCTGTTGAACAAGCACCTTACCAATATTGTaaggtgtgagatcccatattagttgaagagagaaacaaaacatttaaaaacctctccctaacaaacacattctaaaaccttgagggaagttCGTAAGGAAAAGCATGACCAAACAACCTtgatatttgttagtggtggcCTTGAATGTTACACAAGGTAAGTTCGATATTGTTGATTTAAGAATGACCCATCAAATTTTTACCCATTTCATATCATCGAGGTAAAGTTAAGGCCTTTCCAACAAATATCAAGGTTGTTTGGTGCAACAACTAATTAACTCCTCTTGctcaatttgaaatttatggaaGGAGGATTGTTAATTAAGGAGATAATCATCCGTTTATgagtaaataatatatctcattGTTACTACACCTtttgatgaaataaaaaaaataaagtcccgaaagtttatgtttaaagtggataatatgaTACTATATTATGAGatgaatagattaaataaaaagttattatcAACCAGAAAAACAATGATATATATGTAAGCTTCTAGTAGATGAAGTGTTTTAGACGTCATTTTTGACGTTAGTATCAACCCAATAATGCATGGGCGTACTCCAAGGAAGACTTGGGTCATGAACCACGGCTCAATTTTATAAGGAGCTCTAAGGCATAAGGCTTACGTTTGACCTGACATCACAtgttcttctctgttcttctctgttctttccaCCCCTTTGCTGCCTTCTATATAATTCCCCTCTTTCCCCTTTCCTTCATTCATcgcatttcaaaattcaaacccactttctcttctctacttttccttccttttctattAACCAtaaccgccgccgccgccgccgccgcctccatGGAAGCTCCGCTTGCCATCCCTCATCTGGCTCTTTTACCGAGCCCTGGAATGGGCCATCTCATTCCACTCATCGAATTTGCCAAACGCCTTCTCTCCCACCACCGTTTAACCATCACATTCGTCATCCCTTCCGATGGTCCGCCGTCCACGCCTCAAAAGGCCGTCCTCGATTCTCTCCCTGCCGGCATCGATTACCTCTTCCTCCCGCCGGTTAGCTTCGACGATCTCCCCGCTGCCtccaaaattgaaaccatCATTACTCTCACCATTTCTCGCTCTCTCCCTTCCCTTCGGAACGTACTCAAATCCATGGTCGCTAATTCCAACCTCGTCGGATTGGTCGTCGATCTTTTCGGCACCGACGCCTTCGATTTAGCCAAAGAATTCAACATTTCCTCTTATATGTTCTTCCCCTCCACCGCTATGTTTCTTTCCTTTGCTCTGTTTTTACCCAAACTCGATGAATCCGTCGCCGGCGAGTTCCGCGACCTCCCCGAGCCAATCAAAATCCCGGGATGTATTCCGATTCAAGGCAAAGATCTGTTGGACCCAGTTCAAGATCGGAAGAACGAAGCCTACAAATGGACGCTTCACAACGCGAAGAGGTATGCTTTAGCAGATGGGATTTTTCTCAACAGCTTCCAGGAATTGGAGCCCGGAGCAGTAAATTATCTGCAAGAAGAGGAAGCAGGGAAGCCCCCTGTTTACCCAATTGGACCATTGGTGAAAATCGATGCaaatgagaaggaagaaagggCAGAGTGTTTGAAGTGGCTGGACGAACAGCCACATGGGTCTGTTCTGTTTGTGTCATTTGGAAGCGGTGGCACTCTGTCGAGCGATCAAATCAACGAATTGGCATCGGGATTGGAAATGAGTGGACAGAGATTCATATGGGTTGTTAGAAGTCCAAGCGATAAAGCCGCAAACGCCACCTATTTCAGCGTCCAAAGTCAGAGTGATCCATTGGCTTTCTTGCCAGAAGGGTTTGTAGAGAGGATCAAAAACAGAGGCCTGGTGGTGCCGTCATGGGCGCCGCAGGCTCAGATCCTCAGCCACAGCTCCACCGGCGGGTTTTTGACACACTGTGGATGGAATTCAACTTTAGAGAGCGTGGTTAATGGGGTTCCTCTGATTGCTTGGCCGCTTTACGCAGAACAGAGAATGAACGCAGTGATGCTAACAGAGGAGATCAAAGTGGCGTTGAGGCCGAAAACGAATGAGAAAAATGGGATtgtggagaaggaagagatttcGAAAGTGGTGAGATCGGTGATGGAAGGGGAAGAGGGGAAGAAAGTGCGTcggaaaatgaaagatttgaaggAAGCAGCTGAAAGAGTTGTTGGAGAAGATGGATCATCCACCAAAATAGTGAGTGATGTGGTAAACACGTGGAAGGCCAGAATTTCCACGTAGGaaaattagataaatttttctttccttttgttgCATTTAGAAATCCTCTGCTGTCTCTTCATCGTGTTCTTCGTTTATtcatctaaaaaaatgtcacttATTTTACTTGCCTACAAGGATGAAAAtgtctaatttaaatttacgGA is part of the Cucurbita pepo subsp. pepo cultivar mu-cu-16 chromosome LG03, ASM280686v2, whole genome shotgun sequence genome and encodes:
- the LOC111790650 gene encoding uncharacterized protein LOC111790650, whose amino-acid sequence is MSGSAKLRLVRCPKCENLLPELADYSVYQCGGCGTVLRAKVRNQEEDSLSFKSDEERVGGSSTKSSNTLQKGSVDLSDVSDVDFKLSPDSLPCDLNGLEKGKVEDAEKCEEHFNGKTDKWGVQRDLSSNMDNDGLSYSMGTKQVDMNVRINSSMLGSGRELDWQRGETGGMEEEVVEKNSRDNMKNVRFSTSNHNDDQTNYRFDLVSGVEELIRIRGNASGADKVKHLEQDRLELLRKLDELKDQLGQSCNIVHNPNQTGPVSCGVKPAKPFYHSGAWPMDGSLGSDQCVAGPSFSNCSPMPAHGYCSSMHNPNNASRLGDHFGSQMFRGNSYQFSCAHQQTPHQCHSGHYVDTGLDLFSHYPPNPPFHQPSCSCFQCQNRYPQVPAPVPGAYYNRRFPDRPNNPSLYSHENATAYGARGNNIRTANPPLNFRDRQARSTWPTDFSSEIGGIVGSCPRRTVLASGDRNCYPIAGGAPFLTCNNCFEMLQLPKKLMLVKNQQSVRCGACSTVIKFTVINKKLVFSNHSRANPLPSEVDDSDGQAVRDYNSKLNGYSNRTNFSSDDYDNTVYDFESLDNEPVLLQPVGTGLSSTKQQEMQSFHPSSSSTSDDEDSPDVLTVPREATNNLHNIKTTRSHPLPGSPLPSYFDYSANNQVTNRFAKGNRSSRSDQENVKPNKVTSRQNSLKEASLATEMDVSMNEYSNTVAFHESQDANKEDNQPRVNKGGESFLANIIKKSFRTNQADERSRSNVSVNGHLIPYRVVKKAEKLAGQVHPGNYWYDARAGFWGVMGGPCLGIIPPFIEEFDYPMPEKCAGGNTGVFVNGRELHLKDLDLLAGRGLPTSRHRSYIIEISGRVLDEDTGEELEGLGKLAPTVEKVKHGFGMKVPGTAC
- the LOC111791905 gene encoding hydroquinone glucosyltransferase-like, coding for MFFSVLLCSFHPFAAFYIIPLFPLSFIHRISKFKPTFSSLLFLPFLLTITAAAAAAASMEAPLAIPHLALLPSPGMGHLIPLIEFAKRLLSHHRLTITFVIPSDGPPSTPQKAVLDSLPAGIDYLFLPPVSFDDLPAASKIETIITLTISRSLPSLRNVLKSMVANSNLVGLVVDLFGTDAFDLAKEFNISSYMFFPSTAMFLSFALFLPKLDESVAGEFRDLPEPIKIPGCIPIQGKDLLDPVQDRKNEAYKWTLHNAKRYALADGIFLNSFQELEPGAVNYLQEEEAGKPPVYPIGPLVKIDANEKEERAECLKWLDEQPHGSVLFVSFGSGGTLSSDQINELASGLEMSGQRFIWVVRSPSDKAANATYFSVQSQSDPLAFLPEGFVERIKNRGLVVPSWAPQAQILSHSSTGGFLTHCGWNSTLESVVNGVPLIAWPLYAEQRMNAVMLTEEIKVALRPKTNEKNGIVEKEEISKVVRSVMEGEEGKKVRRKMKDLKEAAERVVGEDGSSTKIVSDVVNTWKARIST